The following are encoded together in the Plasmodium vinckei vinckei genome assembly, chromosome: PVVCY_12 genome:
- a CDS encoding iron-sulfur assembly protein, putative, translating into MYKAIWKTHLYNFNVNNFLRHNIKTKHCNVYKNEKQYYSIYIENIKNNHSGKYTYLPLNHKKNIYNISRNLKNLQYQKHFSFDSGIDKNGIVKPFENGHAKIREYMLNNSNEFVPSGIEKDKQFQNSKKYYMDNKEISNKTDEDNKKIDKEVKNNNKLCSKDENESEIKLEQLLKKRNIKKDIIKITEKAKYEIKRIIEMNNKQNKNNNYVLKLYFIAKGCNGLTHSFNFINKNDIKENDKIIYDNDNNTEKKNILLVIDSNCILYVINTILDYYKDDLTENFIFTNPNITSICPCGTSFHF; encoded by the coding sequence atgtataaagcCATTTGGAAAACAcacttatataattttaacgttaataattttttacgtcataatataaaaacaaaacattgtaatgtttataaaaatgaaaaacaatattattccatatatatagaaaatataaaaaataaccaTTCAGgcaaatatacatatttaccACTAaatcacaaaaaaaatatatataatattagtagaaatttaaaaaatctgCAATATCAAAAACATTTTAGCTTTGATTCTGGAATAGACAAAAATGGAATTGTTAAACCGTTTGAGAATGGGCATGCAAAAATAAGGGAATATATGCTGAACAATTCTAATGAATTTGTTCCTTCAGGAATTGAAAAAGATAAGCAATTTCAAAAcagcaaaaaatattatatggaCAATAAGGAAATATCTAACAAAACAGatgaagataataaaaaaattgacaAAGAggtgaaaaataataacaaattaTGTAGtaaagatgaaaatgagagtgaaataaaattagaacagcttttaaaaaaaagaaatataaaaaaagacataataaaaataacagaAAAAGctaaatatgaaataaaaagaattattgaaatgaataataaacaaaataaaaataataactatgttttaaaattatattttatagcTAAAGGATGTAATGGATTAACTcattcatttaattttataaataaaaatgatattaaagaaaatgataaaattatttatgacaatgataataatactgaaaaaaaaaatatacttttaGTTATTGATAGTAATTGTATTCTTTATGTTATAAATACCATACTTGATTATTATAAAGATGATTTGAcagaaaattttatttttacaaatccAAACATAACGTCAATATGTCCATGTGGGACGAGTTTTCACTTTTAA
- a CDS encoding regulator of initiation factor 2, putative: protein MRIVDKEENNNGHYKYDTTEREGKKYNNSLTYVFEKNVIILDSFITTYLMTYFKDVEIRLNNNKVNDTFLNYLKEQVENLHEQLRNNNEQCRNEENNKSAENENNEIISKDILLLDEQNEGIIKSIYENIENIYLDIFFLLYTNDEVEYKYNIIKMNINICVEKKKNYISSGECLLVNKTWDGNVNKIMNPEQVTTKNTSDIINIKNDELNKEDSKLVIVFKDGCNMSEEDKNKILNNFVSNIKLHFFNEEKDVLIGIQKSYNKIYDKSMSNLSINKSLSCISNFFFKMYEPDFYNCSIHKKNKICYKSLYDKYNDIMIKSKIIKLNKEMIKYLLIDSIFIPSYVKKNTYKNIDENVYSSFSSYSDKTSLSSTSHNEESSSSKSYDNSFLSDEEEKDTILQTSVNDKREDDLSKLPINNKDTKTRENNKDTKMRENNKDTKMRENNKDTKTREKSENNNKLNERKKKRGNALFYNKNFRTILDKIKNTIDEFSNSVFIRIDGRNLKKGAFVNNSNLEINTLYDALLILKSCTSVYKELKENGINKKNEHYLIISKYVNINICFMFEVYIYEKKIVAISQKYLNHYFDFLNDINIIIDIINSIKLFYENKLKNTFEHENYKCLLYIHTFKKTKKKKIILINAKSWAYKNKHPIYTNSFLKSYIYTNNKGVLVDDSNYLKHGIQKYASPFTNGDEIENGNADEKDNIIYINHDLYFYDGILYYCIVKNDAILKKNENTFPKDLNYIKDGEIDIDTLMETIKKENNIQ from the exons atgaggaTAGTAgataaagaagaaaataataatggacattataaatatgatactACTGAAAGagaaggaaaaaaatataataattcgTTAACATATGTATTTGAGaaaaatgtaattataCTAGATTCATTTATTACTACATATTTAATGACATATTTTAAGGATGTAGAAATTagattaaataataataaagtcaatgatacttttttaaattatttaaaagaacAAGTCGAAAATTTACATGAACAgttaagaaataataatgaacaaTGTagaaatgaagaaaataataaatctgctgaaaatgaaaataatgaaataataagtaaagacattttattattggacgaacaaaatgaaggaataataaaatctatttatgaaaatattgagaatatatatctcgatatatttttcttactATATACTAATGATGAAgttgaatataaatataacataataaaaatgaatataaatatttgtgttgaaaaaaaaaaaaattatattagcTCAGGAGAATGTTTATTGGTTAATAAAACATGGGATGGGAATgttaacaaaattatgaatCCTGAACAAGTTACAACAAAAAACACATCAGATATaattaacataaaaaatgatgaactAAATAAAGAGGATAGCAAATTAGTGATTGTGTTTAAAGATGGGTGTAACATGTCTgaagaagataaaaataaaatacttaataattttgttagcaatataaaattacatttttttaatgaagaaaaagatGTTTTAATTGGTATTCAAAAAAGttataacaaaatatatgacaAAAGCATGTCCAATTTatctataaataaatcaCTTAGTTGTAtaagtaatttttttttcaaaatgtaTGAACcagatttttataattgttctatacataaaaaaaataaaatatgttataaaagtttatatgataaatataatgatattatgataaaatcaaaaattattaaattaaataaagaaatgataaaataccTTTTAATAGattctatatttatcccaagttatgtaaaaaaaaatacttataaaaatatagatgaAAATGTATACTCTTCTTTTTCGTCTTATTCTGATAAAACATCTTTAAGCTCAACTAGCCATAATGAAGAAAGTTCATCCAGCAAAAGTTATgataattcttttttgagtgatgaagaagaaaaagataCTATATTACAAACTTCTGTAAATGATAAACGGGAAGACGATTTAAGTAAATTgccaataaataataaagatacAAAGACGagggaaaataataaagatacAAAGATGagggaaaataataaagatacAAAGATGagggaaaataataaagatacAAAGACGAGGGAAAAgagtgaaaataataataagctTAATGAACGAAAGAAAAAACGAGGAAATGCattattttacaataaaaatttcaGAACCATTTtagacaaaataaaaaatacaattgaTGAATTTAGTAATAGTGTATTTATTAGAATTGATGGaagaaatttaaaaaaaggagcatttgtaaataattcgaatttagaaataaatacattatatGATGCATTACTAATTCTAAAGAGTTGTACAAGTGTttataaagaattaaaagaaaatggaattaataaaaaaaatgaacattatttgataatttcaaaatatgttaatataaatatttgtttcatgtttgaagtatatatatatgaaaaaaaaatagtagcTATCtctcaaaaatatttaaatcattattttgattttttaaatgatataaatattataattgatataataaatagtataaagctattttatgaaaacaaattaaaaaatacatttgaACATGAAAATTACAAATGtcttttatatatccacacatttaaaaaaacgaaaaaaaaaaaaattattttaatcaATGCAAAAAGTTgggcatataaaaataaacatcctatatatacaaactcGTTCTTAAAAAGTTATAtctatacaaataataaggGGGTTCTTGTTGATGATtctaattatttaaaacatgGAATCCAAAAATATGCTAGCCCGTTTACAAATGGAGATGAGATAGAAAATGGAAATGCCGATGAAAAAGAcaacataatttatatcaaCCATGATTTATACTTTTATGATggcatattatattattgtattgtaaaaaatgacgctattttgaaaaaaaatgaaaatacatTTCCTAAG GATCTTAACTATATCAAGGATGGCGAAATCGATATAGATACTTTAATGGAAACaattaaaaaggaaaataatattcaatag
- a CDS encoding diacylglycerol O-acyltransferase, putative, translating into MNDENDKTKKYIGRPLFENLHKKKQISLLTHKFADTNLKGFCNLFLIIIIVINFRIILENIKKYGFDSIPIPSRHYITKNLPILICFICLYISIVFSWIIERYFFCWICNYFLSKNGKITKIFIKDNFNIDETCNNKLPDYEFSKNEKSSQIIVESPNNYENDNVYKRIKKNDQDGVNKLEEQNVGTKYSNNTEQPNSEQAKFNENNKDKINEWKHVNFSIFLLRCINSMFMLLVPYMVVIQYEGEPILASILLTTSIVWFFKTYSFHHVCYDTRKLYIEGPNLNTIEDSLVDINYIKSYPYCLQFKSYYTYIFMPTMCFQYTYPRSEKIDWRFVFKHMTVAIISLLIIYIVTNEYLFVIIEQTVKTKEFKSPNLTIRFIHIMESMLKVSILTIYIWMLGFFVLFHNWCNVLAEITKFGDRLFYKDWWNASSFGEYWRKWNLPVYYFVYRHVNRPLVYYGVSRKLSMIIIFIISALLHEYLVTIPLKIKFFGYIFFFFTGQIPLMHLTNSDYFKKNKNVGNLLFWIVFCIIGQPLIVFTYYYLWTHKEIEIP; encoded by the coding sequence ATGAacgatgaaaatgataaaaccaaaaaatatataggtAGACCTTTGTTTGAGAAtttgcataaaaaaaaacagatCAGCTTATTGACACATAAATTTGCGGACACAAATTTAAAAGGATTTtgtaatttgtttttaataataattattgtaATAAATTTCCGAATTAtattagaaaatattaaaaaatatggttTTGATAGTATTCCGATACCTAGCCGTCATTATATAACTAAAAATTTACCTATACtgatatgttttatttgtttatatattagtatTGTTTTTAGCTGGATCATAGAAAGATATTTCTTTTGTTGGATTTGCAATTATTTCCtttcaaaaaatggaaaaatcacaaaaatatttataaaagataattttaatattgaCGAGACATGCAATAATAAACTACCTGATTAtgaattttcaaaaaatgaaaaatctTCTCAAATAATTGTCGAATCTCCAAACAATTATGAAAACGataatgtttataaaagaataaaaaaaaatgatcaaGATGgtgtaaataaattagaaGAACAAAATGTCGGAACAAAATACTCTAATAATACAGAACAACCTAATAGTGAACAAGCcaaatttaatgaaaacaataaagacaaaataaatgaatggaaacatgtaaatttttctatttttttattaagatGCATTAATAGTATGTTTATGCTATTAGTTCCTTATATGGTTGTTATACAATATGAAGGAGAACCGATATTAGcatcaatattattaacaacATCCATAGTCtggttttttaaaacatattcCTTTCATCATGTTTGCTATGATActagaaaattatatattgaaGGACCAAATTTAAACACAATAGAAGATTCATTAGttgatataaattatattaaaagttATCCATATTGTTTACAGTTTAAAagttattatacatatatatttatgccTACTATGTGTTTTCAATATACATATCCTAGATCAGAAAAAATTGATTGGAGGTTTGTTTTTAAGCATATGACAGTAGCTATTATATCACtactaataatatatatagtaacaaatgaatatttatttgttattattgAACAGACTGTTAAAACGAAAGAATTTAAATCACCAAATTTAACAATACgatttattcatattatggAAAGTATGTTGAAAGTTTCTATCttaactatatatatatggatgcttggattttttgttttatttcataattGGTGTAATGTGTTAGCAgaaattacaaaatttgGTGACcgattattttataaagatTGGTGGAATGCTAGTTCTTTTGGGGAATATTGGAGAAAATGGAATTTGCcagtttattattttgtttatcgTCATGTTAATAGACCTTTAGTTTATTATGGGGTTAGTAGAAAACTTTCgatgattattatttttattatttcagCATTATTACACGAATATTTAGTTACAATCccattaaaaattaaattttttggatatatattttttttttttactggACAAATCCCATTAATGCATTTAACAAACAgtgattattttaaaaaaaacaaaaatgtaGGAAATCTGCTTTTTTGGAttgttttttgtattattggTCAGCCTCTTATAGTTTtcacatattattatttgtggACCCACAAGGAAATCGAGATCCCTTGA